One Moritella sp. Urea-trap-13 genomic window carries:
- a CDS encoding DNA topoisomerase III translates to MKLYIAEKPSLGRAIADVLPKPHKKQQGYIEVGNGDVVSWCIGHLLEQAEPDAYDDAYKKWRLEHLPIVPETWQLKKKPNTSKQLTVLRGLVKKATSLVHAGDPDREGQLLVDEVIEFLKTPAKKKNTAQRLLISDMNPAAVTKALNNLQLNSDYIPLSVSALARSRADWLYGMNMTRAYTLQGQKVGYQGVLSVGRVQTPILGLVVRRDIEIANFVSKPFYEVLAHLQTQQQDAFTAKWKPSEACRPYMDEDGRVLVKKLAENVVSRVQGQMGEVTKLEKKNKQQAAPLPYNLSSLQIDGAKRFGMSAQQVLDTCQALYERHKLITYPRSDSRYLPKEHYAHRGSVIKAIANTSSSLNQAALNADQSLRSKAWNDGKVEAHHAIIPTEKSSNVDRLNSSEKNIYELVARQYLCQFYPSYEYADTVAEITIAGGLFIAKAKMTLKQGWKVLFPKSAASDSKQTEAEKELAAQLPTIKKGEQVLCQQAECVTKQTQPPKHFSDATLLAAMTGISRYVQDSEIRKILKDTDGLGTEATRAGIIELLFRRNFLVRNNKLILSTDAGKGLINALPESATLPDMTAQWESVLDGISKKEASYQHFMGGLLQQLSGMIDQAKATLPDGLRGLSSGKPAGRNFKKKPAAKRSYKKS, encoded by the coding sequence ATGAAACTTTATATTGCCGAAAAACCCAGCCTTGGTCGTGCTATTGCCGACGTATTACCCAAACCTCACAAAAAACAACAAGGTTATATTGAGGTTGGTAATGGCGATGTAGTGTCTTGGTGTATTGGTCACCTACTCGAACAAGCCGAACCTGACGCTTATGATGATGCTTATAAAAAATGGCGTTTAGAACACCTACCGATCGTACCTGAAACTTGGCAATTAAAGAAAAAACCGAATACCAGTAAACAGCTAACCGTATTAAGAGGGCTTGTCAAAAAAGCCACTAGTTTGGTGCATGCGGGTGATCCTGACAGAGAAGGGCAGTTGCTGGTGGATGAAGTGATTGAGTTTCTTAAAACACCGGCAAAAAAGAAAAATACCGCGCAACGCCTGTTAATTAGCGATATGAACCCCGCAGCGGTAACCAAAGCCTTAAATAATCTACAACTCAACAGCGATTACATTCCTTTGTCGGTATCCGCTTTAGCGCGTTCGCGTGCCGATTGGCTCTATGGCATGAACATGACTCGTGCTTATACCTTGCAAGGCCAAAAAGTCGGGTATCAGGGTGTCTTGTCGGTCGGGCGAGTGCAAACCCCTATCTTAGGGTTAGTGGTCAGGCGTGATATCGAGATAGCCAATTTTGTCAGTAAGCCTTTCTACGAAGTATTGGCGCATCTACAAACCCAGCAGCAAGACGCATTTACAGCCAAGTGGAAACCGAGCGAAGCCTGTCGTCCGTATATGGATGAGGATGGTCGGGTATTGGTAAAAAAATTAGCTGAAAATGTGGTGAGTCGTGTCCAAGGTCAAATGGGCGAAGTGACCAAGCTGGAAAAGAAAAACAAACAACAAGCAGCGCCACTTCCTTACAATTTATCGTCACTACAGATTGATGGCGCTAAGCGTTTTGGCATGAGCGCGCAGCAAGTATTAGATACCTGCCAAGCCTTATACGAGCGTCATAAACTCATAACGTATCCACGTTCTGATAGCCGTTATTTACCCAAAGAACATTATGCTCATCGTGGCAGTGTGATTAAGGCGATAGCTAATACCAGCAGCTCATTAAATCAAGCTGCGCTAAATGCGGATCAGAGTTTACGCAGCAAAGCTTGGAACGATGGCAAGGTGGAGGCGCATCATGCCATTATCCCTACCGAAAAAAGTAGCAATGTCGACCGACTCAATAGCAGCGAAAAGAATATTTATGAATTAGTCGCAAGGCAATATCTGTGTCAGTTTTATCCGTCTTATGAATATGCCGATACCGTGGCTGAAATTACCATTGCTGGTGGACTGTTTATTGCCAAAGCAAAAATGACCTTAAAGCAGGGGTGGAAAGTCTTATTTCCGAAATCAGCAGCGAGTGATAGCAAGCAAACTGAAGCTGAAAAAGAATTAGCTGCGCAACTACCCACCATTAAAAAAGGGGAACAGGTATTATGCCAGCAAGCCGAGTGTGTTACAAAGCAGACTCAGCCACCGAAACATTTCAGTGATGCGACCTTACTTGCGGCCATGACGGGGATCTCGCGTTATGTACAAGACAGTGAAATCCGTAAAATATTAAAAGACACCGATGGACTGGGAACCGAAGCCACGCGCGCGGGGATTATTGAACTGTTATTTAGACGTAATTTCCTCGTGCGTAACAACAAGCTAATTTTATCTACGGACGCAGGAAAAGGGCTGATTAATGCCTTGCCTGAATCGGCGACATTACCGGATATGACCGCGCAATGGGAATCGGTACTTGATGGTATTAGCAAAAAAGAAGCCAGCTATCAGCATTTCATGGGCGGACTATTACAACAACTATCTGGCATGATTGACCAAGCTAAAGCGACACTGCCGGATGGTTTACGTGGTCTTTCAAGTGGTAAACCTGCAGGACGTAACTTTAAGAAAAAACCAGCAGCAAAGCGTAGTTACAAAAAATCATAA
- a CDS encoding DEAD/DEAH box helicase produces the protein MRFQDFGIDPRLISSIEHLGFEQATEVQEAAIPLILGGCDIMATSQTGSGKTIAYGLPILQRMLKQRRFEHRAVRAVILAPTRELAIQVHANMKHLGMSLDYQIQLIIGRESFQHQEKLLRKNPEVLIATPGRLLDHIRGRSISLEHLEFLVLDEADRMLDMGFRDDVSAISNSAPNVKRQTMLFSATLEHVDVANICNQVLRAPERIEINRSNDQHEKIEQRLYFSDNLTHKEEQLVHIAKTEDYRQLLIFTATKSDTERLAKLLVDNDINATSIHGDMLQNQRKRTLEDFRRGRVEVLVATDVAARGLDIRTLSHVINFDLPINPEDFIHRTGRTGRAGATGIAISLVSPKDWLSFGKIESYLKVKLPCTMLEGFEAKFKGLKPKPAKKRLPASNQGRPTKLARKGDKNAPTHKQNTAPKQEKKQSMRDSMASAVDSGFAPMKRKPRAEIIDDGHEED, from the coding sequence TTGCGCTTTCAAGATTTCGGTATCGACCCACGTTTAATCAGTTCAATCGAACATTTAGGATTTGAACAAGCAACAGAGGTGCAGGAAGCAGCTATCCCACTTATTTTAGGTGGCTGTGACATCATGGCTACATCGCAAACGGGTAGTGGTAAAACCATTGCTTATGGTCTGCCAATATTACAACGTATGTTAAAGCAACGTCGTTTCGAGCACCGTGCTGTACGTGCTGTGATCTTAGCACCAACACGTGAGCTTGCGATCCAAGTACATGCAAACATGAAACACTTGGGCATGAGCCTAGACTATCAAATCCAATTGATTATTGGTCGTGAGTCGTTTCAACACCAAGAAAAATTACTGCGTAAAAATCCAGAGGTGTTAATTGCGACACCAGGTCGTCTGCTTGATCATATCCGTGGCAGATCTATTTCACTTGAGCACTTAGAATTTTTAGTGCTAGATGAAGCTGACCGTATGTTAGACATGGGTTTCCGTGATGACGTATCTGCAATTTCAAACAGCGCGCCAAACGTAAAACGTCAAACTATGCTGTTCTCTGCAACACTAGAGCACGTTGATGTAGCAAATATTTGTAACCAAGTATTACGCGCACCAGAACGTATTGAGATTAACCGTTCAAACGATCAACATGAAAAGATTGAACAGCGTCTGTATTTCTCTGACAATTTAACGCACAAAGAAGAACAATTAGTCCATATTGCTAAGACTGAAGACTATCGCCAACTGTTGATCTTCACTGCAACAAAATCAGATACTGAACGTCTAGCAAAATTATTAGTTGATAACGATATCAATGCCACTTCAATTCACGGTGACATGTTACAAAATCAACGTAAACGTACCTTAGAAGATTTCCGCCGTGGTCGTGTTGAAGTATTAGTTGCAACAGACGTTGCCGCTCGTGGTCTTGATATCCGTACATTAAGCCATGTTATCAACTTTGATTTACCGATTAACCCAGAAGACTTTATTCACCGTACTGGTCGTACTGGTCGTGCTGGCGCAACAGGTATTGCTATCTCACTAGTAAGCCCGAAAGATTGGCTTTCATTTGGTAAGATCGAAAGCTACTTAAAAGTAAAACTGCCTTGCACTATGCTAGAAGGTTTTGAAGCTAAGTTTAAAGGCCTTAAACCAAAACCAGCGAAGAAACGCTTGCCGGCTAGCAATCAAGGTCGCCCAACCAAGCTGGCGCGTAAAGGTGATAAAAATGCTCCTACGCACAAGCAGAACACAGCGCCGAAGCAAGAGAAGAAACAATCTATGCGCGATTCAATGGCAAGTGCTGTGGATAGCGGTTTCGCTCCGATGAAGAGAAAGCCAAGAGCTGAAATCATCGACGATGGTCACGAAGAAGATTAA
- the torC gene encoding pentaheme c-type cytochrome TorC has translation MKKLFSMIARSWRVFSKPSKHISLGVITCGAFLAGIIFWGGFNTALEATNTEAFCISCHSMKENNYQEIQSTIHWSNRSGVRATCPDCHVPHKWSDKMAAKARASKDVFGWLLGTVDTKEKFEAKRLHLAQNEWARFKANGSLECRNCHDYKSMDFTKMSERAQVQMRKAAERDQSCLDCHKGIAHHLPEMDTSAISELGKMARNLEGHSFEVGKEYYSLVQTPLYKNDKEPEYLGVLTPATKFKVIAESGNRLEIELVTWHKAKGYGRVLYFDFAKNIVQATLSKEASQDESLFVRGDKREDDLTGLPWEQVTFTLWVDKKGYEENLQNIWDYAKGAYQTTCSVCHTQPAEAHFDANTWVGMFAGMQGFVNLDGDTHDVILKYLQNHSSDYSKDAH, from the coding sequence ATGAAAAAATTATTTTCTATGATCGCGCGCTCTTGGCGTGTATTTAGTAAGCCAAGTAAACATATCTCTTTAGGTGTTATTACTTGTGGTGCTTTCCTTGCTGGTATTATTTTTTGGGGTGGTTTCAATACTGCACTGGAAGCAACCAACACTGAAGCATTCTGTATTTCTTGTCATAGTATGAAAGAAAATAACTACCAAGAAATTCAAAGTACTATTCATTGGTCTAACCGTAGTGGTGTTCGCGCTACTTGCCCAGATTGCCACGTACCGCATAAATGGTCTGATAAAATGGCCGCTAAAGCACGTGCAAGTAAAGACGTATTTGGTTGGTTATTAGGGACTGTTGATACCAAAGAAAAATTCGAAGCTAAACGTTTGCATCTCGCGCAAAACGAATGGGCACGTTTTAAAGCCAATGGCTCACTTGAATGTCGAAACTGTCATGACTACAAGAGCATGGATTTCACTAAAATGTCTGAGCGTGCACAAGTGCAAATGCGTAAAGCGGCAGAACGTGATCAATCTTGTCTAGATTGTCATAAAGGTATTGCGCATCATTTACCTGAAATGGATACGTCTGCGATCAGTGAACTGGGTAAAATGGCGAGAAACCTTGAAGGTCATTCGTTTGAAGTTGGCAAAGAGTACTACTCACTGGTACAAACACCACTTTATAAAAATGACAAAGAACCTGAGTACCTAGGTGTATTAACACCTGCGACTAAGTTTAAAGTGATTGCAGAATCAGGTAACCGTCTAGAAATTGAATTAGTCACTTGGCATAAAGCTAAAGGTTACGGTCGCGTACTGTACTTTGATTTTGCTAAGAACATTGTTCAAGCAACACTGTCAAAAGAAGCATCACAAGATGAATCATTATTCGTTCGTGGTGATAAGAGAGAAGATGATTTAACTGGTTTACCTTGGGAACAAGTAACGTTCACGCTATGGGTAGATAAAAAAGGTTATGAAGAAAACCTACAAAACATTTGGGATTATGCGAAAGGCGCTTACCAAACAACCTGTAGTGTTTGTCATACCCAACCAGCAGAAGCTCATTTTGATGCCAATACTTGGGTTGGTATGTTTGCCGGTATGCAAGGCTTTGTGAACTTAGATGGCGATACGCATGATGTTATCTTGAAGTATCTACAAAACCATTCATCTGATTACAGCAAAGATGCTCACTAA
- the torA gene encoding trimethylamine-N-oxide reductase TorA gives MTMFNKDKKSNNDNVSVSRRSFLKGVMATSAVAVIGPSLLVPNTASAATMAERAEWKLTGSHWGAFRAKIHGGKVTEVKAFELDKYPTDMLKGIEGIIYSPSRVRYPMVRLDWYLNREKSDTKQRGDNRFIRVTWDQALDMFYEELERVQNTYGPSGLHTGANGWRATGQLHSCGSHMARAIAMHGNSVKDVGDYSTGAGQTILPYVLGSTEVYAPGTSWPLILDNSKTIILWATDPVKNLQVGWNCETHDSFEYLEQLKDKVAEKKIRVISVDPVKNKTQNFLGNEHRYINPHTDVPFMLAVAHTMVKEDLHDQKFIDTYALGFDKFLQYVQGETEDKVEKTPEWASAICGVPADEIRDFARLISNGRTQLLFGWSIQRQQHGEQPYWMGAVLATMIGQIGLPGGGISYGHHYSSIGVPSSGAVGAGAFPRNPDSGKPIRHESKDFKGASSTLPVARFVDALQNPGKVIDANGSKITFPDIKMMVFTGCNPWHRHQDRNKMKAAFQKLETVIAIDYNWTATCRFSDIVLPACTQYERNDLDIYGSYRAKGLLGMKKLVDPLFQSKTDFQIFTELTKRWGKSKDYTQGKSEVQWLEQLYNESKTANAGKWEMPDFHEFWKEGYFHFGDGENWTRHADFREDPEVNALGTPSGFIEIYSRKIARFGYEHCKGHPMWFEKEERSHGGPKSDEFPVWMQSCHPDKRLHSQMCESEAFRATYTVQGREPVFMNSADAKKRGIKDGDIVRVFNDRGQLLAGAVVDDNYPVDVIRIQEGAWYGPVDESIGALDTYGDPNTLTIDIGSSELAQATSANTCQVEFEKFKGKAPAVTSFGGPKEVV, from the coding sequence ATGACTATGTTTAATAAAGACAAAAAGTCTAATAATGACAATGTATCGGTAAGTCGTCGCTCCTTTCTAAAAGGGGTGATGGCGACATCTGCAGTGGCGGTGATTGGTCCTAGCTTGTTAGTACCAAATACAGCAAGCGCGGCTACTATGGCTGAGCGTGCAGAATGGAAATTAACTGGTTCGCACTGGGGTGCGTTCCGTGCCAAGATTCATGGCGGTAAAGTTACAGAAGTGAAAGCGTTTGAATTAGATAAATACCCAACGGACATGCTAAAAGGCATCGAAGGTATTATCTATAGCCCATCACGTGTACGTTACCCTATGGTACGTTTAGATTGGTATCTAAACCGTGAGAAGAGTGACACAAAACAACGTGGTGACAATCGCTTCATCCGTGTTACTTGGGATCAAGCATTAGACATGTTCTACGAAGAACTAGAGCGTGTTCAGAATACTTATGGTCCATCTGGTCTACATACTGGTGCTAACGGTTGGCGTGCCACAGGTCAATTACACAGCTGTGGTAGCCACATGGCTCGTGCGATCGCAATGCACGGTAATTCTGTAAAAGATGTGGGTGATTACTCAACCGGTGCTGGTCAGACAATTCTACCTTATGTACTTGGTTCGACAGAAGTATATGCACCGGGTACATCATGGCCGTTAATCCTAGATAACAGTAAAACTATTATCTTATGGGCGACGGATCCAGTGAAAAACCTACAAGTAGGTTGGAACTGTGAAACGCATGATAGTTTTGAATACCTAGAACAGCTAAAAGACAAAGTTGCAGAGAAGAAAATTCGTGTAATTAGTGTTGATCCCGTGAAGAACAAAACTCAAAACTTCTTGGGCAATGAACATCGTTACATCAATCCGCATACCGATGTACCTTTCATGCTGGCTGTTGCACACACTATGGTGAAAGAAGATCTGCATGATCAGAAATTTATCGATACTTATGCGCTTGGTTTCGATAAATTCTTGCAGTATGTGCAAGGTGAAACTGAAGACAAAGTAGAAAAAACACCGGAATGGGCAAGTGCAATCTGTGGTGTACCTGCTGATGAGATCCGTGATTTTGCACGGTTAATCTCAAATGGTCGTACTCAACTGTTATTTGGTTGGTCAATTCAACGTCAACAACATGGTGAACAACCATATTGGATGGGCGCGGTATTAGCGACAATGATAGGTCAAATTGGTCTGCCTGGTGGCGGCATCAGTTATGGTCATCACTATAGCTCGATTGGTGTTCCTAGCTCTGGCGCTGTTGGTGCGGGTGCATTCCCACGTAACCCTGATTCAGGCAAGCCAATTCGTCACGAAAGTAAAGACTTTAAAGGTGCCAGCAGTACATTACCGGTAGCGCGTTTCGTTGATGCATTGCAAAACCCAGGTAAAGTGATTGATGCCAATGGCTCTAAAATCACTTTCCCAGATATTAAAATGATGGTATTCACGGGTTGTAACCCTTGGCATCGTCATCAAGATCGTAACAAGATGAAAGCAGCATTCCAGAAATTGGAAACTGTGATCGCGATTGATTACAACTGGACAGCAACATGTCGTTTCTCTGATATCGTATTGCCCGCTTGTACTCAGTACGAACGTAACGATTTAGATATCTATGGTTCATACCGCGCCAAAGGTTTACTGGGTATGAAGAAGCTAGTTGACCCACTGTTCCAATCTAAAACTGACTTTCAGATCTTTACTGAACTAACGAAACGTTGGGGCAAGAGCAAAGACTATACCCAAGGTAAGAGTGAAGTGCAGTGGTTAGAGCAGCTTTATAACGAATCTAAAACGGCCAATGCCGGTAAATGGGAAATGCCAGACTTCCACGAATTTTGGAAAGAAGGTTACTTCCATTTTGGTGACGGTGAAAACTGGACGCGCCATGCTGACTTCCGTGAAGATCCTGAAGTGAATGCCTTGGGCACACCTTCTGGTTTCATTGAGATCTACAGCCGTAAGATTGCTCGTTTTGGTTATGAACACTGTAAAGGTCACCCAATGTGGTTCGAGAAAGAAGAACGCTCACATGGTGGTCCGAAATCAGATGAATTCCCAGTATGGATGCAGTCTTGTCACCCGGACAAACGTCTGCATTCACAAATGTGTGAATCAGAAGCGTTCCGTGCGACTTACACAGTACAAGGTCGTGAGCCTGTGTTCATGAACTCTGCTGATGCGAAGAAACGTGGTATTAAAGACGGCGACATCGTCCGCGTATTTAATGACCGTGGTCAGCTATTAGCAGGTGCGGTAGTTGATGATAACTACCCTGTAGATGTTATTCGTATTCAAGAGGGCGCTTGGTATGGTCCTGTGGATGAAAGCATTGGCGCGTTAGATACTTATGGCGATCCAAATACCCTAACAATCGATATCGGTTCTTCTGAACTTGCGCAAGCAACATCAGCGAATACGTGTCAGGTTGAGTTTGAGAAATTCAAAGGAAAAGCACCGGCTGTTACTTCATTCGGTGGTCCAAAAGAAGTTGTTTAA
- the msrP gene encoding protein-methionine-sulfoxide reductase catalytic subunit MsrP, with protein sequence MIIKSKKKSQASENDVIAEPVYQQRRQFLKQLGLAGVGLAAASPAQASIFDIFSADKSKTNSQAFAQSPLTLTGSKDYANGEIWTPEKKVLSHNNFYEFGTAKTDPQKNAQDFKVEPWTLTITGAVEKEITLGYDDLFKVADLEERIYRMRCVEAWSMVIPWTGFSLAEIIKKANPTSKAKYVAFETLYDPKQMPGQASAYLGGSLDWPYVEGLRMDEAMHPLTMLSVGTFGKTLAPQNGAPIRLVVPWKYGFKGIKSIVKIHLLEKEPPTTWNRLAAREYGFYANVNPAVDHPRWSQASERRIGNGSIFSSKRIKTLPFNGYAEEVASLYQGMDLKRFI encoded by the coding sequence ATGATTATTAAGTCTAAAAAAAAATCTCAAGCAAGTGAAAATGATGTTATTGCGGAACCGGTATATCAGCAACGTCGACAATTCCTCAAACAATTAGGTCTTGCTGGTGTGGGACTTGCGGCCGCTAGCCCTGCGCAAGCCAGTATCTTTGATATTTTTTCTGCTGATAAGAGCAAAACCAATAGTCAGGCATTTGCACAATCGCCCCTGACTTTAACCGGCAGTAAAGATTACGCTAATGGTGAGATCTGGACACCAGAGAAAAAAGTGCTCTCGCATAATAATTTTTACGAGTTTGGCACAGCTAAAACTGACCCGCAAAAAAATGCGCAGGATTTTAAAGTCGAACCTTGGACGTTAACGATCACCGGCGCCGTCGAAAAAGAAATTACCTTAGGCTATGACGACTTGTTTAAAGTGGCGGATTTAGAAGAACGGATTTACCGGATGCGTTGTGTGGAAGCATGGTCGATGGTGATCCCGTGGACGGGTTTTTCACTGGCTGAAATCATCAAAAAAGCCAATCCGACATCGAAAGCCAAATATGTCGCGTTTGAAACCTTGTACGACCCGAAACAAATGCCAGGTCAAGCCTCTGCTTATCTTGGGGGGAGTCTTGATTGGCCGTATGTCGAAGGACTACGTATGGACGAAGCGATGCACCCACTAACTATGCTGTCAGTTGGTACCTTCGGTAAAACCCTAGCGCCGCAAAATGGGGCGCCAATACGTTTAGTTGTGCCGTGGAAATATGGTTTTAAAGGCATTAAATCGATTGTAAAAATTCACTTGTTAGAAAAAGAGCCACCAACTACCTGGAATCGTCTTGCTGCACGTGAGTATGGTTTTTATGCCAATGTTAACCCCGCAGTGGATCATCCACGCTGGAGTCAAGCGTCTGAACGTCGTATCGGTAATGGCAGTATTTTTTCATCTAAACGTATTAAAACCTTACCGTTCAATGGTTATGCAGAAGAAGTGGCGAGTTTATACCAAGGAATGGATCTGAAGAGGTTTATTTAA
- a CDS encoding YaeQ family protein yields the protein MALTATILKAKVSIVDLDNHVYLNDIPLTLAQHPSENDNRLMLRLLAWMLNVDAEARLSFTKGLGEDEEPDIWFKSDIGVIEQWIDLGQPSDKRLKKASNQSQKATIYTYGGRSAGLWFKKIKYSADNLSIQYIDDETAEQMEKLYSRNMELQLMIQDGDIQVMSGDVTIAIKPEVWC from the coding sequence ATGGCTTTAACAGCAACGATTTTAAAAGCAAAAGTATCTATTGTTGATCTCGACAATCATGTTTACCTTAACGATATCCCGCTAACCCTTGCACAGCATCCGTCTGAGAACGACAATCGTTTAATGCTACGTTTGTTAGCATGGATGTTAAACGTTGATGCAGAAGCGCGTTTAAGCTTTACTAAAGGCTTAGGTGAAGATGAAGAACCTGATATCTGGTTTAAGTCTGATATTGGTGTAATCGAACAGTGGATCGATCTGGGTCAACCATCGGACAAGCGTTTAAAGAAAGCCAGCAACCAATCGCAGAAAGCGACAATCTATACCTATGGCGGTCGTAGCGCAGGTTTATGGTTTAAGAAGATTAAATACAGCGCAGACAACTTATCAATTCAATACATTGATGATGAAACGGCAGAGCAAATGGAAAAGCTATATAGCCGTAACATGGAACTACAACTAATGATCCAAGATGGCGACATTCAAGTTATGTCGGGTGATGTGACTATCGCAATCAAACCTGAAGTTTGGTGTTAA
- a CDS encoding periplasmic nitrate reductase, NapE protein, which yields MNQQTSSTGTEKKGEWKLFIFLTIFLFPILATISVFGYGFVIWMSHILFGLPTH from the coding sequence ATGAACCAACAGACAAGTAGTACAGGAACTGAAAAAAAAGGCGAGTGGAAATTATTCATCTTTCTCACCATATTCTTATTTCCGATCCTCGCAACCATTAGTGTATTTGGTTATGGTTTTGTTATTTGGATGAGTCATATCCTTTTTGGTCTACCAACACATTAA
- the msrQ gene encoding protein-methionine-sulfoxide reductase heme-binding subunit MsrQ, giving the protein MPVLTYKHMPYLKAYIHVLAIMPLIYLGLAIDADALGGDPVQAVIHFLGKGALNLLVLTLVISPLAKRYKEGLLISTRRLIGLYCFFYASLHLTAFAWLDQGWDIGLLFQELVKRPYIWLGMIAFVILLLLALTSPMWVRRKMKQNWQKLHNLVYLAAILTPVHYYLSVKSGWIEPIIYALLMVLLLLQRRK; this is encoded by the coding sequence ATGCCAGTGCTAACTTACAAACACATGCCGTATTTGAAAGCCTATATTCATGTGCTGGCAATTATGCCATTAATATATTTGGGGTTAGCAATAGACGCTGATGCATTAGGTGGTGATCCTGTGCAAGCGGTGATCCATTTTTTAGGTAAAGGCGCATTAAATTTATTGGTATTAACACTCGTTATCTCACCGTTAGCTAAACGTTATAAGGAAGGTTTGTTGATTTCGACACGCCGTCTTATTGGCTTATATTGTTTCTTTTATGCAAGTTTACATTTAACTGCGTTTGCCTGGCTCGATCAGGGGTGGGATATCGGCTTGTTATTCCAAGAGTTGGTTAAAAGGCCATATATTTGGCTTGGTATGATCGCGTTTGTTATTTTACTCTTGTTAGCGTTGACCTCTCCGATGTGGGTGCGACGTAAAATGAAACAAAACTGGCAAAAATTACACAACCTTGTTTACCTTGCTGCTATCTTAACCCCTGTTCATTACTACCTTTCGGTGAAATCTGGCTGGATAGAACCTATTATATATGCCCTATTAATGGTGTTGTTGCTATTGCAAAGAAGAAAATAG
- a CDS encoding DUF808 domain-containing protein yields MAGLSLIALLDDIASVLDDVALMTKVAAKKTAGVLGDDLALNAQQVSGVSADRELPVVWKVAKGSFKNKAILVPAALLISAIAPWLITPLLLIGGLFLCFEGAEKLHHAKSTAADENDSDDDALAGLSVEEFENQKVKGAIRTDFILSAEIIVIALGTVQIQSLTTQLTVVSLIALLMTVGVYGLVAGIVKMDDVGLYLVNNSQVKTLKYYLGNGLLTFAPKLMRSLAVIGTVAMFLVGGSIVLHSIPGSHDVVHTLLTMLPEALVHNVVISTLAPIVIDGLVGLLAGFMVLLVVSGVQKLKA; encoded by the coding sequence ATGGCTGGATTAAGTTTAATCGCCCTACTCGATGATATTGCATCGGTACTGGATGATGTCGCACTAATGACAAAAGTCGCCGCGAAGAAGACCGCTGGTGTGTTAGGTGATGATCTGGCACTCAACGCCCAACAAGTATCCGGTGTCAGCGCCGACCGCGAACTGCCCGTGGTTTGGAAAGTCGCTAAAGGTTCTTTTAAGAACAAAGCGATTCTAGTACCTGCCGCACTCCTTATTAGCGCTATCGCCCCTTGGTTAATTACCCCCCTGTTACTTATCGGCGGCTTATTTTTGTGCTTTGAAGGTGCCGAGAAGCTTCATCATGCTAAATCGACAGCCGCGGATGAGAATGACAGCGACGATGATGCATTAGCTGGACTGTCAGTTGAAGAGTTCGAAAACCAAAAAGTCAAAGGCGCGATTAGAACCGATTTTATATTATCTGCCGAAATTATTGTTATTGCCTTAGGCACAGTACAAATTCAATCATTAACAACGCAGTTAACCGTGGTGAGCTTAATTGCCCTACTCATGACTGTAGGCGTGTATGGTCTAGTTGCTGGCATCGTCAAGATGGACGATGTCGGTTTATACTTAGTCAATAATAGCCAAGTAAAAACACTAAAATATTACTTGGGTAATGGCCTACTGACTTTCGCACCAAAACTGATGCGCTCATTAGCGGTGATAGGGACCGTTGCTATGTTCTTGGTTGGTGGCAGTATTGTCCTGCACAGTATTCCAGGATCTCACGATGTCGTCCACACGCTACTGACTATGTTACCAGAGGCCTTAGTACATAACGTGGTCATCAGTACTCTCGCACCGATTGTAATCGATGGCTTAGTCGGATTATTGGCAGGCTTTATGGTGTTGCTGGTTGTCAGTGGCGTACAAAAATTAAAAGCCTGA